A stretch of Chitinophaga caeni DNA encodes these proteins:
- the pyrR gene encoding bifunctional pyr operon transcriptional regulator/uracil phosphoribosyltransferase PyrR, which yields MKTILNDKQLGITIDRLCHQLLENHLRFEDTVLIGLQPRGIYLSDRIHRKLSQLLPGIQIPYGKLDITFYRDDFKSGNELHVPNEMDINFSIEGKKVVLIDDVLYTGRTIRSALDAMLDFGRPSSVELLVLIDRRFSRQLPIQSDYTGRTIDAIITQRVKVLWKEKDGKDEVVLVD from the coding sequence TTGAAGACCATACTGAACGATAAACAGTTGGGCATTACCATCGACAGGCTTTGCCATCAATTACTGGAAAATCACCTGCGTTTTGAAGATACCGTGCTGATCGGCCTGCAACCGAGGGGAATTTACCTATCAGACAGGATTCACCGCAAACTGAGCCAATTGTTGCCCGGTATCCAAATTCCTTACGGTAAGCTGGATATCACGTTTTACCGTGATGATTTTAAATCCGGCAATGAGCTGCATGTTCCCAACGAGATGGATATCAACTTCTCCATCGAGGGGAAAAAGGTGGTCCTGATTGATGATGTGTTGTATACCGGCCGCACGATCCGTTCTGCCCTCGATGCGATGCTGGATTTCGGGAGACCTTCTTCCGTGGAATTGCTCGTACTGATCGACCGCCGCTTTAGCAGGCAGCTACCGATACAATCTGATTATACCGGCCGTACTATCGATGCCATTATTACCCAGAGGGTAAAGGTATTATGGAAAGAGAAAGATGGCAAAGATGAAGTTGTATTGGTAGATTAA
- the pruA gene encoding L-glutamate gamma-semialdehyde dehydrogenase: protein MHNAYFEFAAPKNEPVLNYAPGSAEKVALKKQLAAFKAVEMDIPMYINGEEVRTGKTVNIHPPHERKHKLGHFHQGDSSHVQKAIDAALAAREKWADTPWEQRAAIFMRAAEMMATKYRAHMNAATMLGQSKNAYQAEIDSACELIDFLRYNVHYLGQIYQQQPYSPQGIHNRVEYRPLEGFVLAVTPFNFTAIAGNLPTSAAMCGNVVVWKPANTQVYAANVIMKILIEAGLPAGVINLVYTDGPTVGDVCFNHADFAGIHFTGSTGVFQTMWKTIGTNISKYKTYPRIVGETGGKDFVIAHKSADPAVVATALARGAFEFQGQKCSAASRAYVPSNIADEVKANLVKQVSSMKMGTTEDFTNFINAVIDEKSFDKIASYIDNAKKSDATSILVGGTYDKTEGFFIAPTVIETKDPKYVTMCEEIFGPVLTLYVYDAEKFEETLALVDSTSEYALTGSIISTDRYAIELATKRLTNSAGNFYINDKPTGAVVGQQPFGGARASGTNDKAGSAMNLYRWLSARTIKETMVPPTDYRYSFLDEA, encoded by the coding sequence ATGCATAACGCATATTTCGAGTTTGCAGCGCCTAAGAATGAACCGGTATTGAATTATGCTCCCGGTTCCGCGGAGAAAGTCGCTTTGAAAAAGCAACTTGCTGCTTTTAAGGCCGTTGAAATGGACATTCCCATGTATATCAACGGGGAAGAAGTTCGTACTGGAAAAACCGTAAATATCCATCCTCCGCACGAGAGAAAACATAAATTAGGTCATTTCCATCAAGGTGACAGTAGCCATGTGCAGAAAGCAATTGACGCAGCCTTGGCTGCCCGTGAAAAATGGGCCGATACTCCTTGGGAACAACGTGCAGCCATTTTTATGCGCGCTGCTGAAATGATGGCTACCAAGTACCGCGCCCATATGAATGCGGCCACGATGCTGGGTCAGAGCAAAAACGCTTACCAAGCCGAGATCGACAGCGCTTGTGAACTGATCGATTTTTTACGCTACAACGTTCATTACCTGGGCCAAATATACCAACAACAACCATATAGCCCTCAAGGTATTCACAACAGGGTAGAATATAGGCCACTGGAAGGTTTCGTATTGGCTGTTACACCGTTCAATTTTACCGCGATTGCGGGTAATTTACCTACATCTGCGGCAATGTGCGGAAACGTTGTGGTTTGGAAACCGGCCAACACGCAGGTTTACGCTGCTAACGTAATCATGAAAATATTGATCGAAGCCGGTTTGCCAGCCGGGGTGATCAACTTGGTATATACTGACGGGCCAACTGTTGGAGATGTATGTTTTAACCATGCAGATTTCGCCGGTATCCATTTCACCGGTTCAACAGGTGTTTTCCAAACAATGTGGAAAACAATCGGCACTAATATCAGTAAATACAAGACTTATCCCCGCATCGTGGGCGAAACCGGGGGTAAGGATTTTGTAATTGCCCATAAATCAGCAGATCCCGCGGTTGTAGCTACCGCATTGGCGCGTGGCGCTTTCGAGTTCCAAGGCCAAAAATGTTCCGCCGCTTCCAGGGCATATGTTCCGAGCAATATCGCGGACGAAGTAAAAGCTAATTTGGTAAAACAAGTGTCTTCCATGAAGATGGGTACCACTGAAGATTTTACTAATTTCATCAACGCTGTAATCGATGAGAAGTCTTTCGATAAGATCGCATCTTATATCGATAACGCTAAAAAGTCCGACGCTACTAGCATCTTGGTAGGGGGTACTTACGATAAAACAGAAGGGTTCTTCATTGCGCCGACAGTAATTGAAACAAAAGATCCTAAGTATGTAACGATGTGTGAAGAAATCTTCGGGCCGGTATTAACGTTGTACGTTTACGATGCTGAAAAATTCGAAGAGACATTAGCCTTGGTTGATAGCACTTCCGAATATGCATTGACAGGTTCTATCATTTCAACTGATCGTTATGCGATTGAATTGGCGACAAAACGCCTTACCAATTCAGCAGGTAATTTCTATATCAATGATAAGCCGACAGGCGCCGTGGTAGGTCAACAACCATTCGGTGGTGCCCGTGCATCAGGAACGAATGACAAAGCCGGTTCAGCAATGAACCTCTACCGTTGGTTGAGTGCCCGTACGATTAAAGAAACGATGGTACCACCGACAGATTACAGGTATTCATTCTTAGATGAAGCATAA
- a CDS encoding peroxiredoxin, producing MKKFSMKFINILVMAFTLFGGTANGQLKVGDQAPLFTLKDQDGKDFNMADVIGKQPVVVYFYPKDDTPGCTKEACSFRDAYNEFTDKGVKVIGISNGSVASHKAFAEKYHLPFTLLSDTDNEARKLYGVPKTMMLPGRVTYVIDKNGKIIHYFNSMTGATKHVEEALSALQ from the coding sequence ATGAAAAAGTTTTCAATGAAATTTATAAATATACTGGTAATGGCATTTACATTATTTGGAGGCACTGCCAATGGGCAGTTGAAAGTTGGCGATCAAGCTCCCCTTTTTACCTTGAAGGACCAGGATGGTAAAGATTTCAACATGGCCGATGTGATCGGCAAACAGCCCGTGGTAGTTTATTTTTATCCCAAGGATGATACACCGGGATGCACCAAGGAGGCTTGTTCGTTTAGGGATGCCTATAATGAATTTACCGATAAAGGCGTAAAGGTTATCGGCATCAGCAATGGTAGCGTCGCTTCTCATAAAGCTTTCGCGGAGAAATACCATTTGCCCTTTACTTTATTGAGCGATACCGATAACGAAGCCAGGAAGTTGTACGGGGTTCCTAAAACCATGATGTTGCCGGGAAGGGTTACTTACGTGATCGATAAAAACGGGAAAATCATTCACTATTTCAATTCGATGACAGGGGCCACCAAGCATGTTGAAGAGGCGCTGTCGGCATTACAATAA
- a CDS encoding aspartate carbamoyltransferase catalytic subunit, whose translation MSLSVKHLLGIRDLQRQDIELIFQTADSFKEVLQRPIKKVPTLRDTTIVNVFFENSTRTRISFELAEKRLGADVVNFSASGSSVSKGETLIDTVNNILSMKVDMVVMRHSATGAPHFLSKHIDVPIVNAGDGINEHPTQALLDSFSIREKLGKVEGKKIAICGDIMHSRVALSNIYCLRKQGAEVTVVGPPTLIPKYLEKALDVNVTYNMREALEWCDVANVLRIQLERQNTPLFSSLREYSLAYGVNKKLLDSLNKEIVVMHPGPINRGVELSSDAADSKQSIILHQVENGVAIRMAVLYLLAGKSPNITLSSGN comes from the coding sequence ATGTCACTATCAGTAAAACATCTGCTCGGTATTCGCGATTTGCAGCGCCAGGATATAGAACTCATTTTTCAAACTGCCGATTCCTTCAAGGAAGTTTTACAAAGGCCAATTAAGAAAGTTCCGACGCTGAGGGATACCACTATCGTGAATGTCTTTTTCGAGAACTCCACCCGAACAAGAATCTCATTTGAATTAGCTGAAAAAAGATTAGGCGCAGACGTGGTAAACTTTTCTGCCTCCGGTTCATCCGTGTCAAAGGGTGAAACGCTGATCGATACGGTCAACAATATCTTATCTATGAAAGTAGATATGGTCGTGATGCGCCATTCGGCTACCGGCGCCCCGCACTTCTTATCGAAGCACATCGATGTTCCGATCGTTAATGCCGGGGATGGGATCAACGAACACCCGACCCAAGCTTTGCTTGACTCTTTTTCTATCCGTGAGAAATTAGGGAAAGTGGAAGGGAAGAAAATTGCCATTTGCGGAGATATTATGCACTCGCGGGTTGCGCTATCCAATATCTATTGCCTGCGAAAGCAAGGAGCCGAAGTAACGGTTGTAGGGCCGCCAACATTGATCCCAAAATACTTGGAAAAAGCTTTGGATGTCAACGTAACCTATAACATGAGGGAAGCATTGGAGTGGTGCGATGTTGCCAACGTATTAAGGATCCAATTGGAACGCCAAAATACGCCGCTGTTCTCCTCCTTAAGGGAATATTCGCTGGCTTACGGGGTTAATAAAAAACTCTTGGACAGCTTGAATAAAGAAATCGTGGTGATGCACCCGGGCCCAATTAACCGTGGGGTAGAATTGAGTTCCGATGCGGCAGATTCGAAGCAATCGATCATCCTGCACCAAGTTGAAAATGGTGTGGCCATCAGGATGGCAGTACTATATTTACTTGCGGGAAAATCTCCAAATATTACTTTAAGTTCCGGTAATTAA